From the genome of Orcinus orca chromosome 5, mOrcOrc1.1, whole genome shotgun sequence, one region includes:
- the KCNMB2 gene encoding calcium-activated potassium channel subunit beta-2 produces the protein MFIWTSGRTSSTYRHDEKRNIYQKIRDHDLLDKRKTVTALKAGEDRAILLGLAMMVCSIMMYFLLGITLLRSYMQSVWTEEAQCTLLNASITETFNCSFSCGPDCWKLSQYPCLQVYVNLTSSGEKLLLYHTEETMKINHECSYIPKCGKNFEESMSLVNVVMENFRKYQHFSCYSDPEGNQKSVILTKLYSSNVLFHSLFWPTCMMAGGVAIVAMVKLTQYLSLLCERIQQINR, from the exons ATGTTTATATGGACCAGTGGCCGAACCTCTTCAACTTACCGACATGATGAGAAAAG aaacatttaccaaaaaaTCAGGGACCATGACCTCCTGGACAAAAGGAAAACTGTCACAGCACTGAAAGCAGGAGAGGACCGGGCCATTCTCCTGGGACTGGCCATGATGGTGTGCTCCATCATGATGTACTTTCTGCTGGGAATCACACTCCTGCGCTCATACATGCAGAG TGTGTGGACCGAGGAGGCTCAGTGCACCTTGCTGAATGCATCCATCACGGAAACATTTAACTGCTCCTTCAGCTGTGGTCCGGACTGCTGGAAACTCTCTCAGTACCCCTGTCTCCAGGTGTACGTTAACCTGACTTCTTCTGGAGAGAAGCTCCTTCTCTACCACACGGAAGAGACAATGAAAATCAATCATGAG TGCTCCTATATACCTAAGTGTGGAAAAAATTTTGAAGAATCCATGTCCCTGGTGAATGTTGTCATGGAAAACTTCAGGAAGTACCAACACTTCTCCTGCTATTCTGACCCGGAAGGAAACCAGAAGAGTGTCATCCTAACCAAACTCTACAGTTCCAACGTGCTGTTCCATTCACTCTTTTGGCCAACGTGTATGATGGCTGGGGGCGTGGCTATCGTTGCCATGGTGAAACTCACACAGTACCTCTCCCTGCTCTGTGAGAGGATTCAACAGATCAATAGATAA